In Microbacterium sp. 1.5R, the following are encoded in one genomic region:
- a CDS encoding GNAT family N-acetyltransferase: MSDHQIRDAETADVEAITAIYNDAVLTTTAIWNEEAVTVDDRTAWLADRTERGYPVIVAVDDTGVLGYATFGDWRPHSGYRHTVEHSVYVREGQRGRGIGKALMIELIDRARRLGKHVMVAAIESSNTGSIIMHKRLDFMQVGRMPQVGAKFDRWLDLTFLQLVLDERPFPDERP; this comes from the coding sequence ATGAGCGACCACCAGATCCGGGATGCCGAGACCGCCGACGTCGAGGCGATCACCGCCATCTACAACGACGCGGTGCTGACCACGACCGCCATCTGGAACGAAGAGGCCGTCACGGTCGATGACCGCACCGCCTGGCTCGCCGATCGCACCGAGCGCGGCTACCCCGTGATCGTCGCCGTAGACGACACCGGCGTCCTCGGCTACGCGACATTCGGCGACTGGCGCCCGCACAGCGGCTACCGCCATACGGTCGAGCACTCCGTCTATGTGCGCGAGGGGCAGCGCGGGCGCGGCATCGGCAAGGCGCTCATGATCGAGCTCATCGACCGCGCGCGACGCCTCGGCAAGCACGTCATGGTCGCGGCGATCGAGAGCAGCAACACGGGGTCGATCATCATGCACAAGCGCCTCGACTTCATGCAGGTCGGACGGATGCCGCAGGTCGGCGCCAAGTTCGATCGCTGGCTCGATCTCACCTTCCTGCAGCTGGTGCTCGATGAGCGCCCGTTCCCGGACGAGCGCCCGTGA
- the pnuC gene encoding nicotinamide riboside transporter PnuC, with the protein MNPLLWLADAFNSQWVLPGGQVLLIREVVGNAFGLASALGGMQRKIWAWPVGIVGNLLLLTVFLGSILNPDHELPHLLGQAGRQIMFIIVAIYGWVRWRQAASNGGRVTPRWAPNSARIGLVLVMVIGTIALTPLFRALGSWEPVWADAWTFVGSLLATYGMAKGWTEFWLIWIAVDIVGVPLLFSSGFYATGLMYVFYGVFTAVGFVVWCRAQANAKPQVDTIMPDPRPITSTMKTVDRDRD; encoded by the coding sequence GTGAACCCGCTGCTCTGGCTCGCTGACGCCTTCAACTCGCAGTGGGTGCTCCCCGGCGGTCAGGTGCTGCTGATCCGCGAAGTGGTCGGCAACGCGTTCGGCCTGGCGAGCGCCCTCGGCGGCATGCAGCGCAAGATCTGGGCGTGGCCGGTCGGCATCGTCGGCAATCTGCTGCTGCTCACGGTCTTCCTCGGGTCGATCCTGAATCCCGACCACGAGCTGCCGCATCTGCTCGGCCAGGCCGGGCGTCAGATCATGTTCATCATCGTCGCGATCTACGGCTGGGTGCGCTGGCGCCAGGCCGCCTCGAACGGTGGGCGCGTGACCCCGCGATGGGCGCCCAACAGCGCCCGCATCGGCCTGGTGCTCGTGATGGTGATCGGCACGATCGCCCTCACTCCCCTGTTCCGCGCGCTCGGCTCGTGGGAGCCCGTGTGGGCGGATGCCTGGACGTTCGTCGGCTCGCTGCTCGCCACCTATGGCATGGCCAAGGGCTGGACCGAGTTCTGGCTCATCTGGATAGCCGTCGACATCGTGGGCGTGCCGCTGCTGTTCAGCTCCGGCTTCTACGCCACGGGCCTGATGTACGTGTTCTACGGCGTCTTCACCGCGGTCGGATTCGTCGTGTGGTGCCGCGCACAGGCGAATGCCAAACCGCAGGTCGACACGATCATGCCGGATCCCCGACCCATCACCTCCACCATGAAGACCGTCGACCGCGACCGCGACTGA
- a CDS encoding Fur family transcriptional regulator, producing METELDSALRGAGLRATAGRVAVLEALESMAHTDAERIFRTVSDVLPTTSIQSVHNILADLTTAGLIRRIEPAGSAALYERRIDDNHHHIVCTQCGAIGDVDCVVGEAPCLTPSSAGGFTVQTAEVTFWGLCPSCQNAAQ from the coding sequence ATGGAGACAGAACTCGACTCGGCACTTCGCGGTGCCGGGCTGCGTGCGACCGCGGGCCGCGTCGCCGTGCTCGAGGCACTGGAATCCATGGCCCACACGGATGCGGAGCGGATCTTCCGCACCGTGTCCGACGTGCTTCCGACGACGTCGATCCAGTCGGTGCACAACATCCTCGCGGACCTGACGACGGCGGGCCTCATCCGCCGGATCGAACCGGCAGGCTCCGCGGCGCTCTACGAGCGGCGCATCGACGACAACCATCACCACATCGTGTGCACCCAGTGCGGTGCGATCGGCGATGTGGACTGCGTCGTCGGCGAAGCGCCGTGCCTCACCCCGTCTTCGGCGGGGGGATTCACCGTCCAGACAGCCGAAGTGACCTTCTGGGGCCTGTGCCCCAGTTGCCAGAACGCCGCGCAGTAG
- the msrA gene encoding peptide-methionine (S)-S-oxide reductase MsrA yields MTDTGTITRTPGTETAVLAGGCFWGMEDLIRRQPGVLDTRVGYTGGSNDHATYRNHPGHAEAVEIVFDPTKTTYRDILAFFFQIHDPSTKDRQGNDIGSSYRSAIFPLSPEQEAVARDTIADVDASGLWPGKAVTTIEPVGPFWQAEEEHQDYLIKYPNGYTCHFPRAGWVLPKREENATV; encoded by the coding sequence ATGACCGACACCGGAACAATCACCCGCACCCCCGGGACCGAGACCGCCGTGCTCGCCGGTGGCTGCTTCTGGGGCATGGAAGACCTCATCCGCCGCCAGCCCGGCGTGCTCGACACCCGTGTCGGCTACACCGGCGGCAGCAACGACCACGCGACCTACCGCAACCACCCGGGTCATGCCGAGGCTGTGGAGATCGTCTTCGATCCCACGAAGACGACGTACCGCGACATCCTCGCTTTCTTCTTCCAGATCCACGACCCGTCGACCAAGGATCGCCAGGGCAACGACATCGGCTCGAGCTACCGCTCGGCGATCTTCCCGCTCAGCCCCGAGCAGGAGGCCGTCGCGCGCGACACCATCGCCGACGTCGACGCCTCGGGTCTGTGGCCGGGCAAGGCCGTGACCACGATCGAGCCCGTCGGCCCGTTCTGGCAGGCCGAAGAGGAGCACCAGGACTACCTGATCAAGTACCCCAACGGCTACACCTGCCACTTCCCGCGTGCGGGATGGGTGCTGCCGAAGCGCGAAGAGAACGCGACGGTCTGA
- a CDS encoding histidine phosphatase family protein has translation MPALPEYDPLPDRPAPDNPSGKLVLLRHGETEWSKAGRHTGLTDIPLTARGEDLARAAGRLVADYDFSLVLSSPLERSRRTAELAGLHAEVDPLLVEWDYGGYEGRTTKDIREELGYDWSAFTHGVIRGATPGETVEEVAARASRVLTRVLPALTEGDVALVAHGHFLRILTAVYLRLAPRFGAQITLDAGSVSVLSFYREQPAILTWNYGLELPLAPSES, from the coding sequence GTGCCTGCGCTTCCCGAGTACGACCCGCTGCCCGATCGCCCCGCCCCCGACAATCCCTCGGGAAAGCTCGTCCTCCTGCGCCACGGCGAGACGGAGTGGTCGAAGGCCGGCCGCCACACCGGCCTCACCGACATCCCGCTCACGGCGCGGGGTGAAGACCTCGCTCGCGCTGCCGGGAGGCTGGTCGCCGACTACGACTTCTCGCTCGTCCTGTCGTCACCCCTCGAGCGCTCTCGGCGCACGGCCGAGCTCGCGGGGCTTCACGCCGAGGTCGATCCGCTGCTCGTCGAGTGGGACTACGGCGGATACGAGGGTCGCACGACGAAGGACATCCGCGAGGAGCTCGGCTACGACTGGAGCGCCTTCACCCACGGTGTGATCCGGGGCGCGACGCCGGGCGAGACCGTGGAGGAGGTCGCCGCCCGCGCGTCCCGCGTGCTCACACGGGTGCTGCCGGCGCTGACCGAGGGCGATGTGGCACTCGTCGCGCACGGCCACTTCCTCCGCATCCTCACCGCCGTCTACCTGCGCCTCGCTCCGCGCTTCGGCGCGCAGATCACGCTGGATGCCGGATCGGTGTCGGTGCTGAGCTTCTATCGCGAGCAGCCGGCGATCCTGACGTGGAACTACGGCCTCGAGTTGCCCCTCGCCCCGTCGGAGTCCTGA
- a CDS encoding alpha/beta fold hydrolase, which yields MDAVAVPLSDLTQMPEPQQVHAADGTRLATYTWGDVDAPVAVIVHGFASSARDTWVLTGWVRELTKAGYRVLALDQRGHGLSEKPHQADAYGIRTLATDVETVMDMYLVDEAVYVGYSLGARVGWEVVRDLPHRIGRAVLGGVPDGIPLARLDLDQVRAYLADGTPVADPTTQNYIALTERVPGNDLGALVALAEGMRSSRTIDPDPSNAPASPILFATGSKDAIIEGSRALASAAPQGQFFEIPDRNHFNAPGSRAFKEAALAFLSES from the coding sequence ATGGATGCCGTGGCTGTTCCTCTCTCCGACCTGACCCAGATGCCCGAACCCCAGCAGGTGCACGCCGCCGATGGCACTCGCCTCGCGACCTACACCTGGGGTGATGTGGATGCTCCCGTGGCGGTGATCGTGCACGGGTTCGCGTCGAGCGCCCGCGACACCTGGGTGCTCACGGGGTGGGTGCGCGAGCTCACGAAGGCGGGGTATCGGGTGCTCGCGCTCGATCAGCGGGGCCATGGGCTCAGCGAGAAGCCGCACCAGGCCGACGCCTACGGCATCCGCACTCTCGCGACCGACGTCGAGACGGTCATGGACATGTATCTCGTCGACGAGGCCGTCTACGTCGGATACTCGCTCGGGGCCCGGGTCGGCTGGGAGGTCGTGCGCGATCTGCCCCACCGGATCGGCCGCGCCGTGCTCGGAGGGGTGCCGGACGGCATCCCTCTCGCGCGGCTCGATCTCGACCAGGTGCGCGCGTATCTCGCCGACGGGACGCCCGTCGCGGATCCGACGACGCAGAACTACATCGCGCTGACCGAGCGCGTGCCCGGCAACGACCTCGGCGCACTCGTGGCGCTGGCCGAGGGGATGCGGTCGTCTCGGACGATCGATCCCGACCCGTCGAACGCGCCGGCGAGCCCGATCCTGTTCGCGACGGGGTCGAAGGATGCCATCATCGAGGGCTCTCGCGCCCTGGCGTCAGCTGCCCCGCAGGGACAGTTCTTCGAGATCCCCGATCGCAACCACTTCAACGCACCGGGATCGCGCGCTTTCAAGGAAGCCGCGCTCGCTTTCCTGTCGGAGAGCTGA
- a CDS encoding catalase has product MTDPSTTTQTGTPVASDAHSLTVGADGPTVLHDRYLVEKLASFNRERVPERNPHAKGGGAFGTFTVTEDVSAYTRAAAFQPGAQSETLLRFSSVAGEQGSPDTWRDVRGFALRFYTPEGNLDIVGNNTPTFFLRDAMKFPDFIHSQKRLGDSGLRDADMQWDFWTLSPESAHQVTYLMGDRGLPRSWRHMNGYGSHTYQWVNAAGERFWVQYHFLSKQGVEAMSAEEAEKLAGSDADYYRRDLFDAIARGDAPSWDVYVQVMPYEEGKTYRFNPFDLTKTWSKKDYPRIKVGTFTLDRNPQNFFAEIEQAAFSPGNQVPGTGISPDKMLMARVFAYSDAQRYRIGANYNQLPVNQPHAAEVRNYMHEGQMQYKFNPAEHRVYTPNSYGPAGGPTADPAAGVEASWESDGELIRAAATLHLDDDDFGQAGTLYRTVFDDEQRARFLDTLTGQGQGITIDAIRERFFQYWTNVDASLGDALRARF; this is encoded by the coding sequence ATGACCGATCCATCGACCACCACCCAGACGGGCACACCCGTCGCGAGCGACGCGCACTCGCTCACCGTCGGAGCTGACGGCCCCACCGTTCTGCACGATCGCTACCTCGTCGAGAAGCTCGCGTCGTTCAACCGCGAGCGCGTGCCGGAGCGCAACCCCCACGCCAAGGGCGGCGGAGCCTTCGGAACGTTCACCGTCACCGAGGACGTGTCGGCCTACACCCGTGCCGCGGCCTTCCAGCCGGGTGCTCAGAGCGAGACGCTGCTGCGTTTCTCGTCGGTCGCCGGCGAGCAGGGTTCGCCCGACACCTGGCGCGACGTGCGCGGTTTCGCGCTGCGTTTCTACACGCCCGAGGGCAACCTCGACATCGTCGGCAACAACACTCCGACCTTCTTCCTGCGCGACGCCATGAAGTTCCCCGACTTCATCCACTCGCAGAAGCGTCTCGGCGACTCGGGTCTGCGCGACGCCGACATGCAGTGGGACTTCTGGACCCTCTCCCCCGAGTCCGCCCACCAGGTCACCTACCTCATGGGCGACCGCGGCCTGCCGCGCAGCTGGCGCCACATGAACGGCTACGGATCGCACACCTACCAGTGGGTCAACGCCGCCGGCGAGCGCTTCTGGGTGCAGTACCACTTCCTGTCGAAGCAGGGCGTCGAGGCGATGAGCGCCGAAGAGGCCGAGAAGCTCGCCGGATCGGATGCCGACTACTACCGTCGCGACCTGTTCGACGCGATCGCTCGCGGCGACGCCCCCTCGTGGGACGTCTACGTGCAGGTCATGCCCTACGAAGAGGGCAAGACCTATCGCTTCAACCCGTTCGACCTGACGAAGACCTGGTCGAAGAAGGACTACCCGCGCATCAAGGTCGGCACGTTCACGCTCGACCGCAACCCGCAGAACTTCTTCGCCGAGATCGAGCAGGCCGCCTTCTCGCCCGGCAACCAGGTTCCCGGCACGGGCATTTCGCCCGACAAGATGCTCATGGCTCGCGTGTTCGCATACTCGGATGCTCAGCGCTACCGCATCGGTGCGAACTACAACCAGCTGCCGGTCAACCAGCCGCACGCGGCCGAGGTGCGCAACTACATGCACGAAGGCCAGATGCAGTACAAGTTCAACCCGGCCGAGCACCGCGTCTACACGCCGAACTCCTACGGCCCCGCCGGCGGACCCACGGCTGACCCCGCTGCCGGTGTCGAGGCGAGCTGGGAGTCGGACGGCGAGCTGATCCGCGCCGCCGCGACCCTGCACCTCGACGACGACGACTTCGGTCAGGCGGGCACGCTCTACCGCACGGTCTTCGACGACGAGCAGCGCGCGCGCTTCCTCGACACGCTGACCGGCCAGGGACAGGGCATCACGATCGACGCGATCCGCGAGCGGTTCTTCCAGTACTGGACGAACGTCGACGCCTCGCTGGGCGACGCTCTGCGCGCTCGCTTCTGA
- a CDS encoding DUF808 domain-containing protein: protein MSVGLLAVVDDILSAAMKASAKAAGVVIDDAAVTPQYVQGITPARELPVVAKIALGSLANKFVIIIPIALLLTAFAPWVLPYLLILGGAYLCFEGAEKVLEWFGVQHGHADESARNENKLVWGAVRTDLILSTEIMLISLANLEAGLDIWTTLAILAVIALLMTGVVYGAVALLVKIDDIGLKMAKNPSQRVRHTGTRIVRSMPAVFRFISILGTVAMLWVGGHLLLVNLGEVGVHFGADILHGIEHFLEPAGGVIVWIGDTLFSAIAGLIAGLIIVGIILGIGRLIGKKPSFHEGEESPADVHV, encoded by the coding sequence ATGTCGGTAGGACTGCTCGCCGTCGTCGATGACATTCTCAGCGCGGCGATGAAGGCTTCGGCCAAGGCCGCCGGCGTCGTGATCGATGACGCCGCCGTGACCCCGCAGTACGTGCAGGGCATCACGCCCGCGCGCGAGCTGCCGGTCGTGGCGAAGATCGCCCTCGGATCTCTCGCGAACAAGTTCGTCATCATCATCCCCATCGCACTGCTGCTCACTGCCTTCGCGCCGTGGGTGCTGCCGTATCTGCTGATCCTCGGTGGCGCCTACCTCTGCTTCGAGGGGGCCGAGAAGGTGCTCGAATGGTTCGGCGTGCAGCACGGCCATGCCGATGAGAGCGCCCGCAACGAGAACAAGCTCGTGTGGGGCGCGGTGCGCACCGACCTGATCCTGTCGACGGAGATCATGCTGATCTCGCTCGCCAACCTCGAGGCCGGCCTCGACATCTGGACGACCCTCGCGATCCTCGCCGTGATCGCGCTGCTCATGACCGGCGTCGTCTACGGTGCAGTCGCCCTGCTCGTGAAGATCGACGACATCGGTCTGAAGATGGCGAAGAACCCGTCCCAGCGAGTTCGCCACACGGGCACGCGCATCGTGCGCTCGATGCCGGCGGTCTTCCGCTTCATCAGCATCCTCGGCACCGTCGCGATGCTGTGGGTCGGCGGGCACCTGCTGCTCGTGAACCTCGGCGAGGTCGGCGTGCACTTCGGCGCCGACATCCTGCACGGCATCGAGCACTTCCTCGAGCCGGCCGGCGGTGTCATCGTCTGGATCGGCGACACGCTGTTCTCGGCCATCGCGGGTCTGATCGCGGGTCTGATCATCGTGGGGATCATCCTCGGGATCGGTCGCCTGATCGGCAAGAAGCCGAGCTTCCACGAGGGTGAGGAATCGCCCGCCGACGTGCACGTCTGA
- the msrB gene encoding peptide-methionine (R)-S-oxide reductase MsrB — protein sequence MSNEYSKTPEAVSDLTHLQYEVTQEDATEPPFRNAYWNTHDDGIYVDVVSGQPLFASTDKFDSGTGWPSFTKPIEADAVTTRTDRTLWMKRTEARSSGADSHLGHVFDDGPRDAGGLRYCMNSAALRFIPADSLEDEGYGRYRHLFPTPNSEENS from the coding sequence ATGTCGAACGAGTACAGCAAGACCCCCGAGGCCGTCAGCGACCTCACGCACCTGCAGTATGAGGTCACGCAGGAGGATGCGACCGAGCCGCCCTTCCGCAACGCGTACTGGAACACTCACGACGACGGCATCTACGTCGACGTCGTCTCGGGTCAGCCGCTCTTCGCGTCGACCGACAAGTTCGACAGCGGCACCGGATGGCCGAGCTTCACCAAGCCCATCGAGGCCGACGCCGTGACCACGCGCACCGACCGCACGCTGTGGATGAAGCGCACCGAGGCGCGTTCCAGCGGCGCGGACAGCCATCTCGGGCACGTCTTCGACGATGGACCCCGAGACGCAGGAGGACTCCGGTACTGCATGAACTCCGCCGCCCTGCGCTTCATCCCGGCTGACAGCCTGGAAGATGAGGGGTACGGTCGCTACCGTCACCTCTTCCCCACCCCCAACTCCGAGGAGAACTCATGA